AATGATAAAGGATATCCCCAATGATCAGACCCTGCACATGATAGTAAAAAAGTCCATAAGCCATGAGCAGATGCGGGATTTCTTCAGGGTTGACGCCACAACAAAAATCATCAGTAAATCTTTCCACACGGAATTTTTCAACAGTAACAATGAACCATGGGCTATTGAAGGAAAAACCATTGATATCAGTGGAAGTGGTATTCTCGCTGTTTTTTCTGAACTTCCGCCTCCGGACCAGCAGATTCGCCTGGAAATAACTATTCCTACAGCAGAACCGGAGACAATTACTGTTCTGGCCCAGCAGGTTCGTGTTCACCAACTGAAAGACGGACTTTTTGAGGTAGCCTATAATTTTATTGATATCTCCCCGGAAGACAGGGACAAAATTATAGGTTGCTGCCTGGTCATCCAAAGACAGCAGCTTCGCTTGAAGGTACAGGTAAAAGATTCTTAGACAAGAAGGCTACAATCCACTCCACACCAAATATTAGACCAAATACAATGTCTGAAACAGATATTAAACGACTGGTGCAGTCGATTGCCGATACAGAGCCTGCTACTCTTACGCTTACCAATTCTGCCGGGAAGCGCACTTCCTATAAATGTATCTTTAAAGAATCTGAAGCACCCCATTTTTTCATTGTACTCACGGAGGTGGAATCTCTCCCATCTGATATTGACTTCACAAGATCATGTGCTTTTGTCAGCAAAAATAAGGAAGGGGATACTGTATCCTTCTCAACGTCTGTTATTGAAAGAAAAAACGATAAAATTATTGAACTGACTGCCAAAAAATCAATAAATCCTGAAGACCTTCGTGAGTATTTCAGAGTCAATCTGAAGACAAGCATTACCGTCAGTTTCCAACCGGAAAATCCAGACAGCAAACTGCCCGAATGGGAAATTACCGGTGAAGTTGTTGATATTTCTCAATCCGGTGTGCTGGCTATTCTTTCTGAAGAATGTACAGTCAACAATTCTCTATTTATCGAGATAGACCTCACTGAACCCGCAAAAACAGTTTACTGCATCGGCCATATTGTCAGGAAACAGAGAATGAGAAAAAATCGCTGGCTTACCGCATTTCACTTTGACGAAATCAGCCAAAAGACTGTCGACGACATTGCCAGGAACTGTTTCGCCGAGCAGAGAAGACAACTACGTGAAAATATCCAGACAGCCGGTTAAACCCGTAGGGCTGGATATTTTATCCTTTGGGTGCAACGGAACGGTCAATAAACATCCCCTTTTTTGTTTGGAAAATGAACCTCCCGGTACACCGTTGAGTGATTGTTTCATATGCAATACGGGCTAATGATTGGTTCAATTCCTGTCGATAAATATCCATGGCTGCAATCACATCCCTCACATCAATTGCTCGAGTCAGCTCTGCCACATCTCAAACAGGCAGGCAGAGTCAGGGTGAATATCGCCCTGTACCCGGTAAGATTTTCAACGCACTGGTACTTGAAGCACAAGGTGAAGACCTTTTCCTGCTTGACATTGCGGGAAAACAATTAACCGCAACCACAAAAGCCCCACTGGCTCCCGGCCAATCCCTGAGCCTCCAGGTTGTTCGATCAGCACCTCAAATTGAATTAAAAATTGTAACACAACCACAGGATCTTTTTTTTGGTCGCTCTCTTACATTACTCGAAAAGAACATTGATCTGTCTAGTCTTTTCAGTGCTCTGAACGAACAGCCATCTGCCGATCTTTCCACCTTATCTGCGCCCACCAGGAATATTCTCAACCTCTTCTCCACACTTCAGCAGCAAAATCCAATAAACCAGAACGACAGCGGAACTGTTCTCAAACAGTTCATCGACAAACTCGGATTGTCACTTGAGCATATGCTTGCAGACCAGAACGGTCCCGCTGCTGCCGAAAACCTCAAAGCTGCATTGCTTGATATTGCAAATACATTCCGAAACAGTGAAAGTCTGGCTGAAAATACAGGTAAAATTCTCAATACCATAGAACTTTTTCAGCTGGCACAGCTTTATAACACTCAAGATCGCCAATTCATTCTTCCTCTTCCCCTTCCATTTATCGAAAAGGGTTATCTGGTTGTAGAATACGAAGATAAAAATAAAGGGCAAGAAAATGATCCCGTAAACAAAAAATACGACAGATTCTCACTTTACCTCACCATGTCTGATCTGGGAAATATACAGATCGATTTTCTACAGATAAAAGAGACACTCTACTTACGTTTTCGTACTGATTCGGAAGAAAAAACCAGGTTTGTAAAACACTTCAGCGAACAATTGCACGAAACTCTTTCTGGTTCTCCTCAAATTAATATTTCTTTTTCCTCAGATGCTCCAGACCCTATAGCAGATTTACTCCAACGGGTTATTTCCGAAGATAAATCCATGGTAAACACAAAGGCCTGATACAGAATGAACAACAGCAGAAAACAGAACAAGGCTGTTGCAATCAGTTACGATGGAACTGAAAGCCAGACACCAAAAATTGTCGCCAGCGGCAAAGGAAGAATAGCGGAAAAAATAATTGAGACTGCAAAGCAAGCCGGAATACATATTCAGGAAGATCCCAACCTGGTTGAACTTCTCTCCAAAGTTCCGGTCGGCGATGAAATTCCAGTGGAATTGTATCAGACGGTAGCCGAGGTTCTGGCGTTTGTCTATCAGATAAATGAAAAATTCAAGAAGAAACTGGAGAATTCCCGGGAGTAAAACCCATTAAAAATTGGGTTGCAGATCATTCTGCAACCCCATTTTAAAGCGCTGGCGGAGCGGACGGGACTCGAACCCGCGACCTCCGGCGTGACAGGCCGGCATTCTAACCAACTGAACTACCGCTCCAGCATTTATCATGAAAGTCCGCACTAAAGAAAAGGTGGTTGTTACACTGTGCGCTATTTCAAGATACATTTTACCCCAAAAGGGGTATACAAACTTACCTATTATAAAACTATTATTTGACTGTGGTGGGCGGCACAGGGCTTGAACCTGTGACCCTCGGCTTGTAAGGCCGATGCTCTCCCAACTGAGCTAGCCGCCCGTCAATCAAAACCATTACAGCAAAAATCCGTTTGCAACCAGATCTCTATTTAAATATCCGCTGAACAATACTGGCGGAGCGGACGGGACTCGAACCCGCGACCTCCGGCGTGACAGGCCGGCATTCTAACCAACTGAACTACCGCTCCAGCATTTATCATGAAAGTCCGCACTAAAGAAAAGGTGTTGTTACACCGTGCGATATTTTCAGGATACATTTTACCCCAAAAAGGGGTATACAAACTTACTTATTATAAAACTATTATTTGACTGTGGTGGGCGGCACAGGGCTTGAACCTGTGACCCTCGGCTTGTAAGGCCGATGCTCTCCCAACTGAGCTAGCCGCCCGTCAATCAAACGTGAGGGATTATTTACCAACTTCCCCCTGCTACGTCAAGCAAAATTGTCAAGCTGGGGTGAGATAACTCTCTATAAAGTTTTTTAGTGGGATATCATATTGTTATAAAACAATCAATTTTTGAGAGATGGCTTACCTTCAATCGAAACCAGAGCCTTCTCCAGGACCTCATCCATATGGTCAACAACAGTTATATCCAGTGATTTCCTGATTTTCGCAGGAACATCATTCAAATCACGTTCATTTTCCTTTGGGATAAGAACCTGGGTAATATTACCTCTTTTAGCCGCAAGCAGTTTTTCGGTCAATCCTCCGATGGGAAGGACGCGGCCTCGTAATGTAATTTCTCCTGTCATTGCGAGTTCATGCTTCACCGGAACCTTGATCAGAGCGGAAACAAGCGTTGTGGCAATCGTAATTCCAGCGGAAGGCCCGTCTTTGGGTATCGCTCCTTCAGGAACATGGATATGAATATCCAGTTTCTGATAGAAATCCTCATCAAGTCCAAGCACTGCAGCTCTGGACCGTACATAGCTGAGTGCAGCCTGGGCCGATTCCTGCATAACATCGCCCAGTTTCCCTGTTATTGTCAATTTCCCTGAACCTGCCATGAGTGTGGCCTCAATTTGCAACAACTCCCCCCCCACTTCGGTCCAGGCGAGACCTGTAGTGAGGCCAATTTCGTCATTTTCCTCGGCCCGTCCATATCTGTATTTGGGAGTTCCCAGATATTTAAGAACAGATTGAACACTGATTCTGTATTTTTTATTTTTCAGATTCTTTTTCAACCGATCCCGGGCAACCTTACGGCAGAGAGAAGCAATTATTCTCTCCAGGTTCCTGACACCGGCTTCTTTTGTATATCTGCGGATAATTTCAAGAATAGCACCGCCAGTCAGCTGAATATCTCCCGGTTTGAATCCATTTTCCTCAAGTTGTTTAGGAATCAGGAAACCTTCCGCAATTTTGAGTTTATCCTCTTCAGTGTAACCACTGAGCTGAATAATCTCCATCCTGTCCTGCAACGGAACCGGAATCCCATGAAGATTATTGGCGGTAGTTATGAAAAATATTTCAGACAGATCGTAATCAATATCCAGGTAATGATCATTAAAGGCAATATTCTGTTCAGGATCAAGCACTTCAAGCAGAGCAGATGATGGATCTCCCCTGAAATCCATGGACATCTTGTCCACCTCATCCAGACAGAACACGGGATTAGCAACATTCACCTTCTGCATTGACTGGATAATTTTCCCCGGCATTGCACCAATATAGGTACGCCTGTGTCCTCGAATTTCAGCCTCATCCCTTACCCCCCAAGAGATAATCGGGCAAATTTCCTTCCCATCGCCCTGGCAATGGACTTACAGACAGAAGTCTTACCGACACCAGGAGGGCCGACAAGACAAAGTATCGGTCCCTTTATCTTTTTCACCTGGGCCTGTACTGCCAGGTATTCAAGAATACGTTCCTTCGGTTTGACCAGACCGTAATGATCTTCGTCGAGAATTTTTTCCGCCCTGTTGATATCAATTTTTGATTTGGATTTCTTATTCCAAGGCAGACTTACAATACAATCTATGTAATTTCTCACCACCGTTGTCTCCGCTGACATCGGCGGCATATTTTTTAATTTTTTCAGTTCTTTCAGAGCTTTTTCCCTGGCGAGTGCCGGCATCTTCTTTTTATTGATGGCCTCTTCCAGCTCACCCAGTTCATCCAGCCCATCACTGTTCTGGGCCATCTGGCTCTGGATTTCCCGAACTTTTTCACCAAGGTAATAATCCCGCTGTGTTTTCCCCATCCGCATCTTTACTTTTGCGTTGATGCGTTTTTCCAGTTCTGCAAGTTCAATTTCACGATTGATAATCTCCAGCACCTTCTCCATACGTGCCGTGAGCGGTTCCGTTTCAAGAATTTGCTGTTTTTCTTCACTCTTCAGGGGCAGATGAGAACAGATTATATTCAGGAGTTTGAATGGGTTCTCAATTAACTCCAGCGAAGTAAGGACTTCTTTGGCAATTTTCTTATCAACAGCCGCATATTTTTCAAAAAATTTACGTAGCTCACGTTCATAAACAATGAGCTCCCCGGATTCCTCAAAATCGTCTATATTTTCTTCAACTTCGGCCTGGAGAAAATCATCATGAGGGACAAAGGAAACTATTTTTGCCCTCGCTTTCCCTTCCACCAGAGCCTTAATCGTACCATCAGGCAGTCGAAGTAACTGCATTATAGTGGCCAGGGTTCCAACACTGTACAGATCTTCCGTCAGAGGTTCATCCACCGTGGAATCTTTCTGGGTTACCAGCAGGATATCCGTCTTCTTTTCCATTGCATCTTCGAGCGCCTGGA
The DNA window shown above is from Desulfomarina profundi and carries:
- a CDS encoding PilZ domain-containing protein; protein product: MSVDTDSLNTIPDNKPVRIFLPLTSGPERYRVQCIYQRSESPRFSLLFKPGTLPVEKISRDQPCIITIDMGGPTLSLEAMIKDIPNDQTLHMIVKKSISHEQMRDFFRVDATTKIISKSFHTEFFNSNNEPWAIEGKTIDISGSGILAVFSELPPPDQQIRLEITIPTAEPETITVLAQQVRVHQLKDGLFEVAYNFIDISPEDRDKIIGCCLVIQRQQLRLKVQVKDS
- a CDS encoding PilZ domain-containing protein, producing MSETDIKRLVQSIADTEPATLTLTNSAGKRTSYKCIFKESEAPHFFIVLTEVESLPSDIDFTRSCAFVSKNKEGDTVSFSTSVIERKNDKIIELTAKKSINPEDLREYFRVNLKTSITVSFQPENPDSKLPEWEITGEVVDISQSGVLAILSEECTVNNSLFIEIDLTEPAKTVYCIGHIVRKQRMRKNRWLTAFHFDEISQKTVDDIARNCFAEQRRQLRENIQTAG
- a CDS encoding EscU/YscU/HrcU family type III secretion system export apparatus switch protein, producing the protein MNNSRKQNKAVAISYDGTESQTPKIVASGKGRIAEKIIETAKQAGIHIQEDPNLVELLSKVPVGDEIPVELYQTVAEVLAFVYQINEKFKKKLENSRE